In one window of Ptiloglossa arizonensis isolate GNS036 chromosome 5, iyPtiAriz1_principal, whole genome shotgun sequence DNA:
- the LOC143147542 gene encoding FERM, ARHGEF and pleckstrin domain-containing protein 1 isoform X5, with product MNDIESISMKGSGGSKMPHSHSTPAGVDGGSRTPPTTPRKAGKMLAVRVQMLDDTITMFQVQAKALGRVLFDQVCKQLHLLEADYFGLEYQEPNGTKYWLDLEKPVCRQVGLSLIDPLLRFCVKFYTPDPAQLEEEFTRYLFCLQIKRDLAQGLLQCNDNTAALMASYIVQAECGDYVIEDYPDHTYLSTYKFVPHQDQELERRIMENHKKHAGQSPAEADLNLLETARRCELYGMKMHPAKDHEAVPLNLAVAHMGIVVFQNFTKINTFSWAKIRKISFKRKRFLIKLHPEGYGYYKDTVEFFFEGRNECKNFWKKCVENHGFFRCSVVKRVVRQKTRVLSRGSSFRYSGKTQKQIVEFVRDNYVKRQTFQSPGNPSSVSVMRLDDTGFSDDCDECLDGRDDSPSRRHSYVVSDTYLHRRPFPGHTQPGPSTAADACYQPATDFISRW from the exons ATGAACGATATAGAAAGTATAAGCATGAAAGGCAGCGGAGGATCTAAAATGCCTCACAGTCATTCAACTCCAGCAGGTGTGGATGGAGGTAGTAGAACTCCTCCTACAACACCTAGAAAAGCTGGAAAAATGCTCGCTGTTCGTGTACAAATGTTGGATGATACAATTACAATGTTTCAAGTTCAG gCAAAAGCATTAGGCAGGGTATTGTTTGATCAGGTTTGCAAACAGCTGCATCTTTTGGAAGCTGATTACTTTGGTCTTGAATATCAGGAACCGAATGGAACAAAA TATTGGTTAGATTTAGAGAAGCCTGTTTGTAGACAAGTTGGATTATCGTTAATTGATCCTCTTTTGAGATTCTGTGTTAAATTTTATACACCTGACCCAGCACAACTGGAAGAAGAGTTTACTAGATATTTATTTTGTCTTCAAATCAAACGAGATTTAGCTCAAGGTTTATTGCAATGCAATGATAATACAGCAGCTTTGATGGCCAGCTACATTGTCCAGG CCGAATGTGGGGATTATGTAATAGAGGATTATCCGGATCATACTTATTTGTCAACTTACAAATTTGTGCCTCATCAAGATCAAGAATTAGAACGTCGCATTATGGAGAATCATAAAAAACACGC agGTCAATCACCGGCAGAGGCGGACCTCAATCTTTTAGAAACAGCACGCCGTTGTGAGTTGTATGGAATGAAAATGCACCCTGCAAAA GATCACGAGGCTGTGCCGTTAAATTTGGCAGTGGCACACATGGGGATTgtagtttttcaaaattttaccaaGATAAATACATTCAGTTGGGCAAAAATTCGGAAAATCAGTTTTAAAAGGAAGcgatttttaataaaacttcATCCAGAAGGTTAT GGATACTACAAGGATACCGTTGAATTCTTTTTCGAAGGTCGCAACGAATGCAAAAATTTCTGGAAGAAGTGCGTAGAGAATCATGGATTTTTCCGTTGTTCGGTAGTGAAACGAGTGGTACGACAAAAAACGCGAGTTCTCAGTCGTGGTTCGTCCTTTAG GTATAGCGGGAAAACACAAAAGCAAATCGTCGAGTTCGTGCGAGACAATTACGTGAAGAGGCAGACATTTCAAAG CCCTGGAAACCCCAGCTCTGTCTCTGTCATGCGGCTCGATGACACTGGATTCTCCGACGACTGTGACGAGTGTCTCGATGGGAGGGACGATTCACCGTCGCGAAGACACAGCTACGTCGTTTCGGACACTTACCTCCATCGACGTCCATTCCCCGGCCACACCCAGCCAGGTCCCAGCACCGCGGCAGATGCTTGTTACCAGCCAGCAACGGATTTCATCAGCAG GTGGTGA
- the LOC143147542 gene encoding FERM, ARHGEF and pleckstrin domain-containing protein 1 isoform X3 — MNDIESISMKGSGGSKMPHSHSTPAGVDGGSRTPPTTPRKAGKMLAVRVQMLDDTITMFQVQAKALGRVLFDQVCKQLHLLEADYFGLEYQEPNGTKYWLDLEKPVCRQVGLSLIDPLLRFCVKFYTPDPAQLEEEFTRYLFCLQIKRDLAQGLLQCNDNTAALMASYIVQAECGDYVIEDYPDHTYLSTYKFVPHQDQELERRIMENHKKHAGQSPAEADLNLLETARRCELYGMKMHPAKDHEAVPLNLAVAHMGIVVFQNFTKINTFSWAKIRKISFKRKRFLIKLHPEGYGYYKDTVEFFFEGRNECKNFWKKCVENHGFFRCSVVKRVVRQKTRVLSRGSSFRYSGKTQKQIVEFVRDNYVKRQTFQRSNSFRQTSGGRALQGLEGGGYRGATPSSSLMGSSSISAHPLLPLGDPALETPALSLSCGSMTLDSPTTVTSVSMGGTIHRREDTATSFRTLTSIDVHSPATPSQVPAPRQMLVTSQQRISSAGGDHNNRWSYANGYVNSPAWHVPLRVAQIRNVMVHATPRTLTNRFLPAYPR; from the exons ATGAACGATATAGAAAGTATAAGCATGAAAGGCAGCGGAGGATCTAAAATGCCTCACAGTCATTCAACTCCAGCAGGTGTGGATGGAGGTAGTAGAACTCCTCCTACAACACCTAGAAAAGCTGGAAAAATGCTCGCTGTTCGTGTACAAATGTTGGATGATACAATTACAATGTTTCAAGTTCAG gCAAAAGCATTAGGCAGGGTATTGTTTGATCAGGTTTGCAAACAGCTGCATCTTTTGGAAGCTGATTACTTTGGTCTTGAATATCAGGAACCGAATGGAACAAAA TATTGGTTAGATTTAGAGAAGCCTGTTTGTAGACAAGTTGGATTATCGTTAATTGATCCTCTTTTGAGATTCTGTGTTAAATTTTATACACCTGACCCAGCACAACTGGAAGAAGAGTTTACTAGATATTTATTTTGTCTTCAAATCAAACGAGATTTAGCTCAAGGTTTATTGCAATGCAATGATAATACAGCAGCTTTGATGGCCAGCTACATTGTCCAGG CCGAATGTGGGGATTATGTAATAGAGGATTATCCGGATCATACTTATTTGTCAACTTACAAATTTGTGCCTCATCAAGATCAAGAATTAGAACGTCGCATTATGGAGAATCATAAAAAACACGC agGTCAATCACCGGCAGAGGCGGACCTCAATCTTTTAGAAACAGCACGCCGTTGTGAGTTGTATGGAATGAAAATGCACCCTGCAAAA GATCACGAGGCTGTGCCGTTAAATTTGGCAGTGGCACACATGGGGATTgtagtttttcaaaattttaccaaGATAAATACATTCAGTTGGGCAAAAATTCGGAAAATCAGTTTTAAAAGGAAGcgatttttaataaaacttcATCCAGAAGGTTAT GGATACTACAAGGATACCGTTGAATTCTTTTTCGAAGGTCGCAACGAATGCAAAAATTTCTGGAAGAAGTGCGTAGAGAATCATGGATTTTTCCGTTGTTCGGTAGTGAAACGAGTGGTACGACAAAAAACGCGAGTTCTCAGTCGTGGTTCGTCCTTTAG GTATAGCGGGAAAACACAAAAGCAAATCGTCGAGTTCGTGCGAGACAATTACGTGAAGAGGCAGACATTTCAAAG GTCCAATTCGTTCCGGCAGACTAGCGGTGGTAGGGCATTGCAGGGCTTGGAGGGGGGAGGCTATCGTGGGGCCACTCCAAGCAGCTCCCTTATGGGCAGCTCCAGCATCTCTGCCCACCCCCTCCTGCCCCTCGGCGATCCTG CCCTGGAAACCCCAGCTCTGTCTCTGTCATGCGGCTCGATGACACTGGATTCTCCGACGACTGTGACGAGTGTCTCGATGGGAGGGACGATTCACCGTCGCGAAGACACAGCTACGTCGTTTCGGACACTTACCTCCATCGACGTCCATTCCCCGGCCACACCCAGCCAGGTCCCAGCACCGCGGCAGATGCTTGTTACCAGCCAGCAACGGATTTCATCAGCAG GTGGTGATCACAACAATCGTTGGAGCTACGCGAACGGCTACGTGAACTCGCCGGCTTGGCACGTGCCACTCCGCGTGGCGCAGATTCGTAACGTAATGGTTCACGCAACGCCACGCACCCTCACCAATCGATTCTTACCGGCATACCCACGTTGA
- the LOC143147542 gene encoding FERM, ARHGEF and pleckstrin domain-containing protein 1 isoform X4 — protein sequence MNDIESISMKGSGGSKMPHSHSTPAGVDGGSRTPPTTPRKAGKMLAVRVQMLDDTITMFQVQAKALGRVLFDQVCKQLHLLEADYFGLEYQEPNGTKYWLDLEKPVCRQVGLSLIDPLLRFCVKFYTPDPAQLEEEFTRYLFCLQIKRDLAQGLLQCNDNTAALMASYIVQAECGDYVIEDYPDHTYLSTYKFVPHQDQELERRIMENHKKHAGQSPAEADLNLLETARRCELYGMKMHPAKDHEAVPLNLAVAHMGIVVFQNFTKINTFSWAKIRKISFKRKRFLIKLHPEGYGYYKDTVEFFFEGRNECKNFWKKCVENHGFFRCSVVKRVVRQKTRVLSRGSSFRYSGKTQKQIVEFVRDNYVKRQTFQSPGNPSSVSVMRLDDTGFSDDCDECLDGRDDSPSRRHSYVVSDTYLHRRPFPGHTQPGPSTAADACYQPATDFISRYRDR from the exons ATGAACGATATAGAAAGTATAAGCATGAAAGGCAGCGGAGGATCTAAAATGCCTCACAGTCATTCAACTCCAGCAGGTGTGGATGGAGGTAGTAGAACTCCTCCTACAACACCTAGAAAAGCTGGAAAAATGCTCGCTGTTCGTGTACAAATGTTGGATGATACAATTACAATGTTTCAAGTTCAG gCAAAAGCATTAGGCAGGGTATTGTTTGATCAGGTTTGCAAACAGCTGCATCTTTTGGAAGCTGATTACTTTGGTCTTGAATATCAGGAACCGAATGGAACAAAA TATTGGTTAGATTTAGAGAAGCCTGTTTGTAGACAAGTTGGATTATCGTTAATTGATCCTCTTTTGAGATTCTGTGTTAAATTTTATACACCTGACCCAGCACAACTGGAAGAAGAGTTTACTAGATATTTATTTTGTCTTCAAATCAAACGAGATTTAGCTCAAGGTTTATTGCAATGCAATGATAATACAGCAGCTTTGATGGCCAGCTACATTGTCCAGG CCGAATGTGGGGATTATGTAATAGAGGATTATCCGGATCATACTTATTTGTCAACTTACAAATTTGTGCCTCATCAAGATCAAGAATTAGAACGTCGCATTATGGAGAATCATAAAAAACACGC agGTCAATCACCGGCAGAGGCGGACCTCAATCTTTTAGAAACAGCACGCCGTTGTGAGTTGTATGGAATGAAAATGCACCCTGCAAAA GATCACGAGGCTGTGCCGTTAAATTTGGCAGTGGCACACATGGGGATTgtagtttttcaaaattttaccaaGATAAATACATTCAGTTGGGCAAAAATTCGGAAAATCAGTTTTAAAAGGAAGcgatttttaataaaacttcATCCAGAAGGTTAT GGATACTACAAGGATACCGTTGAATTCTTTTTCGAAGGTCGCAACGAATGCAAAAATTTCTGGAAGAAGTGCGTAGAGAATCATGGATTTTTCCGTTGTTCGGTAGTGAAACGAGTGGTACGACAAAAAACGCGAGTTCTCAGTCGTGGTTCGTCCTTTAG GTATAGCGGGAAAACACAAAAGCAAATCGTCGAGTTCGTGCGAGACAATTACGTGAAGAGGCAGACATTTCAAAG CCCTGGAAACCCCAGCTCTGTCTCTGTCATGCGGCTCGATGACACTGGATTCTCCGACGACTGTGACGAGTGTCTCGATGGGAGGGACGATTCACCGTCGCGAAGACACAGCTACGTCGTTTCGGACACTTACCTCCATCGACGTCCATTCCCCGGCCACACCCAGCCAGGTCCCAGCACCGCGGCAGATGCTTGTTACCAGCCAGCAACGGATTTCATCAGCAG ATACCGAGACCGATAA